A region of Leishmania panamensis strain MHOM/PA/94/PSC-1 chromosome 33 sequence DNA encodes the following proteins:
- a CDS encoding hypothetical protein (TriTrypDB/GeneDB-style sysID: LpmP.33.1530), producing the protein MYVHPIVQPMSQSLGSPTIVNGAYRVNAIPVLQQQFLYTTQPMMATQSIIQTIPATTPMYSVAPPHRQKNKGNAVLFVGQLNYDVTEKDVHHLFSHYGQVVNVVLLKDTKRNSSKDASSPQKSSKHVVGSSAFVTYPTTAEADLAIVSLHNRYCMDNRDKPVQVSYCQKTDIISDFGYRHALQLHSENPANPIPSITPTPSVAYAVKFAQKRSKEGGTEDEKKGKH; encoded by the coding sequence ATGTATGTCCATCCGATTGTTCAGCCCATGAGCCAATCGCTCGGCTCGCCTACCATCGTAAACGGTGCTTATCGAGTCAATGCGATTCCCGTCCTACAGCAGCAGTTTCTGTACACGACGCAGCCCATGATGGCGACGCAGTCCATAATTCAGACCATTCCTGCCACCACGCCCATGTACtcggtggcgccgccacaTCGGCAGAAGAATAAGGGCAATGCCGTGTTGTTTGTGGGGCAGTTAAACTATGATGTGACGGAGAAGGAtgtgcaccacctcttctcccacTATGGCCAAGTGGTGAACGTTGTGCTGCTAAAAGACACCAAGCGCAACAGCAGTAAAGACGCATCCTCTCCgcagaagagcagcaaaCACGTCGTTGGCAGCTCGGCCTTCGTGACATACCCGACGACCGCCGAGGCGGACTTGGCCATCGTCTCTCTGCACAACCGCTACTGCATGGACAACCGCGATAAACCCGTGCAGGTCTCCTACTGCCAGAAGACAGACATCATCTCCGACTTCGGCTACCGCCATGCATTGCAGCTGCACTCCGAGAACCCTGCCAACCCAATTCCTAGCATCACCCCTACACCCTCTGTCGCCTACGCCGTCAAGTTTGCACAAAAGCGCAGCAAAGAGGGCGGCACagaagacgaaaaaaaagggaaacatTAA